One Streptomyces drozdowiczii DNA segment encodes these proteins:
- a CDS encoding chlorinating enzyme produces MSESSTETEFLGLTDEQVKFFQENGFVGPFDLYGEEEAPLLWNQAMIEMVTSQNKPHNSTVINYDRHLDCDTLSAHVGRPEIVHKLRSLIGDDILCWKTNIFKKAPGDAGTGWHQVETFVVGETTTDATPSLKYTEEGQAYTQELTVWTAFSPAGKENGCLRYIPGSHKKWYYDESKPLTYDVESKSHDFFGYDYSELQLDKDWNPDEEDVFEMEMKPGQFVIFLAKCIHGSLPNVSDTTRLGYASRYVAPR; encoded by the coding sequence AGGAGAACGGCTTCGTCGGCCCGTTCGACCTGTACGGCGAGGAAGAGGCTCCACTGCTGTGGAACCAGGCCATGATCGAGATGGTCACCTCGCAGAACAAGCCGCACAACTCCACGGTCATCAACTACGACCGCCACCTGGACTGCGACACGCTGTCCGCGCACGTCGGCCGCCCCGAGATCGTGCACAAACTGCGCAGCCTGATCGGCGACGACATCCTGTGCTGGAAGACCAACATCTTCAAGAAGGCGCCCGGCGACGCGGGCACCGGCTGGCACCAGGTGGAGACCTTCGTGGTGGGCGAGACCACCACGGACGCCACGCCCTCCCTGAAGTACACCGAGGAGGGCCAGGCCTACACCCAGGAACTCACCGTGTGGACCGCGTTCTCCCCGGCGGGCAAGGAGAACGGCTGCCTGCGCTACATCCCCGGCAGCCACAAGAAGTGGTACTACGACGAGTCCAAGCCGCTCACCTACGACGTGGAGAGCAAGTCCCACGACTTCTTCGGCTACGACTACTCCGAGCTCCAGCTCGACAAGGACTGGAACCCGGACGAGGAAGACGTCTTCGAGATGGAGATGAAGCCCGGCCAGTTCGTCATCTTCCTCGCCAAGTGCATCCACGGCTCGCTGCCCAACGTCAGCGACACCACCCGCCTCGGCTACGCCTCCCGCTACGTCGCCCCTCGGTGA
- a CDS encoding GNAT family N-acetyltransferase, whose translation MKISVDDLSGRDIAEFLQAHVEEMRAITPLESKHALDLDGLRVPEVTFWTAHDGDALVGCGAVKRIEEGHAEIKSMRTEPTRKRSGVASLLLAHIISEARAMGYRRLSLETGATDFFAPARALYEKFQFTYCAPFADYKEDPNSAFMTRLL comes from the coding sequence ATGAAGATCTCAGTGGACGACCTCTCCGGGCGCGACATCGCGGAGTTCCTCCAGGCGCACGTCGAGGAGATGCGGGCCATCACCCCGCTGGAGAGCAAGCACGCCCTCGACCTCGACGGACTGCGGGTGCCCGAGGTCACCTTCTGGACCGCGCACGACGGCGACGCCCTCGTCGGCTGCGGCGCCGTCAAGCGCATCGAGGAGGGCCACGCCGAGATCAAGTCGATGCGCACCGAACCCACCCGCAAGCGCTCCGGCGTGGCCTCGCTGCTGCTGGCCCACATCATCTCCGAGGCCCGCGCCATGGGGTACCGCAGGCTCAGCCTGGAGACCGGCGCGACCGACTTCTTCGCCCCGGCCCGCGCGCTCTACGAGAAGTTCCAGTTCACCTACTGCGCGCCCTTCGCGGACTACAAGGAAGACCCCAACAGCGCGTTCATGACGCGCCTCCTCTGA
- a CDS encoding cation:proton antiporter, translating to MSEFQTAVLLADIALIIAVARVAGRLARRLGQPSVTGEIAAGVLLGPTLLDGAVSAALFPTEVRPYLGAVANLGLVLFMFVIGLEFDFARLRGSGRVTGATVLGSTLVPFALGVLLGAYLLRSYDPANRPAFVLFIGVAVSVTAFPVLARILADRGMNGTWLGAVALSAAAFCDLAAWTTLAGLQALAGAGGAHPWLVLLVLPYALVLFLGVRPLLARYLARRGSGTPLSAGDVTVVVSGALGSAAVTQLLGLHFVIGAFLFGLAMPRLHTAAHDGLLRRTEHTTTLLLPVYFIVAGLKVDLSGIGTEGLVQLAWIMVVAVTGKFAGTWLGARSQGVPARGSAVLAGLMNTRGLTELVALGVGLEAGLIDERLYSLFVVMAVVTTVMTGPLLGRLMGRGDGAPALLDPDLAAGRGARAVAGTRG from the coding sequence GTGAGCGAGTTCCAGACGGCGGTGCTGCTCGCCGACATCGCCCTGATCATCGCCGTCGCCCGGGTCGCCGGACGCCTCGCCCGCCGCCTCGGCCAGCCCTCCGTCACCGGCGAGATCGCGGCGGGCGTCCTGCTGGGCCCGACCCTCCTCGACGGGGCCGTGTCCGCCGCGCTCTTCCCGACCGAGGTGCGGCCCTACCTGGGCGCCGTGGCCAACCTCGGCCTGGTGCTCTTCATGTTCGTCATCGGCCTGGAGTTCGACTTCGCGCGGCTGCGCGGCTCCGGCCGGGTCACCGGCGCCACCGTCCTCGGCTCCACGCTGGTGCCGTTCGCGCTCGGCGTCCTGCTCGGCGCGTACCTGCTGCGCTCGTACGACCCCGCCAACCGCCCCGCCTTCGTCCTGTTCATCGGGGTCGCGGTGTCCGTGACGGCCTTCCCCGTCCTCGCCCGCATCCTCGCCGACCGCGGCATGAACGGCACCTGGCTCGGCGCCGTCGCCCTGTCCGCCGCCGCGTTCTGCGACCTCGCCGCCTGGACAACCCTGGCCGGACTCCAGGCCCTGGCCGGTGCGGGCGGCGCCCACCCCTGGCTGGTCCTGCTCGTCCTGCCGTACGCCCTCGTGCTCTTCCTCGGCGTACGGCCGCTGCTCGCCCGGTACCTGGCCCGGCGGGGGAGCGGCACGCCCCTGTCCGCCGGTGACGTCACCGTCGTCGTCAGCGGCGCCCTGGGCTCCGCGGCCGTGACCCAGCTGCTCGGACTGCACTTCGTGATCGGCGCGTTCCTCTTCGGGCTCGCCATGCCCCGGCTGCACACAGCCGCCCACGACGGGCTGCTGCGCCGCACCGAGCACACCACCACACTGCTGCTGCCGGTGTACTTCATCGTCGCCGGGCTGAAGGTGGACCTCTCCGGCATCGGCACCGAAGGACTCGTCCAGCTCGCCTGGATCATGGTCGTGGCGGTCACCGGCAAGTTCGCGGGCACCTGGCTCGGCGCCCGCTCCCAGGGCGTCCCGGCCCGCGGCTCCGCGGTCCTGGCCGGCCTGATGAACACCCGGGGGCTCACCGAACTCGTCGCGCTCGGCGTCGGCCTCGAAGCGGGCCTCATCGACGAGCGCCTGTACTCCCTGTTCGTCGTCATGGCCGTCGTCACCACCGTCATGACCGGCCCGCTGCTCGGCCGCCTGATGGGCCGCGGCGACGGCGCGCCCGCGCTCCTCGACCCGGACCTCGCCGCGGGACGCGGGGCGCGCGCGGTGGCCGGCACCCGCGGGTGA
- a CDS encoding 4'-phosphopantetheinyl transferase family protein, which yields MTPARHGPLAGLLPPGAELAEAFEDSPDAELFPEERALADLAASEERRREFATVRTCARTALARLRVPPAPVLPRGGPDPWARHAPVWPEGVVGSMTHCTGYRAAAVARDHHLASLGVDAEAHAPLPAGVVEALTLPEERRHLARLARAHPLVAWDSVLFSAKESVYKAWFPLTGRWLGFLDCAVLPDRAGAPDPTRGTFTAVLRVPGPEVAGVRLERFTGRWRVLDGPGGALVGTAVAVPAHV from the coding sequence GTGACCCCGGCCCGCCACGGGCCGCTGGCCGGGCTGCTGCCCCCCGGCGCCGAACTCGCCGAGGCCTTCGAAGACTCCCCGGACGCCGAGCTGTTCCCCGAGGAGCGCGCGCTGGCCGACCTGGCCGCCAGCGAGGAGCGCCGCCGCGAGTTCGCCACCGTACGGACGTGCGCGCGCACCGCCCTGGCCCGCCTGCGGGTCCCCCCGGCCCCGGTGCTGCCCCGCGGCGGGCCCGACCCGTGGGCGCGGCACGCCCCGGTCTGGCCCGAGGGCGTCGTCGGGAGCATGACCCACTGCACCGGCTACCGCGCCGCCGCCGTGGCCCGCGACCACCACCTCGCCTCCCTCGGCGTCGACGCCGAGGCGCACGCCCCGCTGCCCGCGGGGGTGGTCGAGGCGCTGACGCTGCCCGAGGAGCGGCGGCATCTGGCACGCCTGGCCCGCGCCCACCCCCTGGTGGCCTGGGACAGCGTCCTGTTCAGCGCCAAGGAGAGCGTCTACAAGGCCTGGTTCCCGCTGACCGGGCGCTGGCTGGGCTTCCTTGACTGCGCCGTCCTCCCGGACCGCGCCGGCGCACCGGATCCGACGCGCGGGACGTTCACCGCCGTGCTGCGCGTGCCGGGGCCGGAGGTGGCCGGGGTCCGCCTGGAGCGGTTCACCGGCCGCTGGCGGGTCCTCGACGGGCCCGGCGGCGCCCTGGTGGGCACGGCCGTCGCCGTACCCGCGCATGTCTGA
- the asnB gene encoding asparagine synthase (glutamine-hydrolyzing), which produces MSGVVGWIDFRRELGDQHSLLHSMTRTMLHRGPDTEDVWIDGHAAIGHRGLATGHPDAVRPARVTLGGATVYAAHTGEVYNGDELRRDIEAAGGAPRGGTTAEALLRAYLLWGTDFVERVNGAFAFAIWDGRTRRLHLGRDRMGVKPLYHHPYNGGVLFASEPKGILANPLFRPRLDLSALPVVLQPRLARPGETPLKDLYEVEPAHVVTYGETGSSRRRYWQLVSEPHHDTFEQTARRVRELLDDTVRRQLTSDVPLGAMLSGGVDSTSVAALAADALRKDDPDRELATFCVEFESDPKHFVATELRPDIDAPYAAQAAAFLGTRHSTLTASVQDLLDVIPATRRARDLPGWGQFDASMYLIFQRIRDNCPVALTGEAADEVFGGYPYFTKPEVLGADRFPWLFDGPKLSRYLAPDLLAAIDPEEDERARYADTLARVPRLAGESAADARLREVFFLGLSGPLSVILDRKERMSMAHGLDVRVPFCDHRLLQYVWNVPWELKSRGGVKGLLKAAMADVLPPATVHRKKSAYPHVQNPDYDRTLVREATWIVNDDASPLKDLFDTGRTNGLIAQISAGAVHGELPGGSNQAALLIQLVELRRWMEEYQVSLP; this is translated from the coding sequence ATGAGTGGCGTGGTGGGCTGGATCGACTTCCGGCGCGAACTGGGCGACCAGCACAGCTTGCTGCATTCGATGACGCGGACCATGCTCCACCGCGGCCCGGACACCGAGGACGTCTGGATCGACGGGCACGCCGCCATCGGGCACCGCGGCCTGGCCACCGGTCACCCCGACGCGGTGCGCCCCGCACGCGTCACCCTGGGCGGCGCCACCGTGTACGCGGCGCACACCGGCGAGGTCTACAACGGCGACGAACTGCGCCGCGACATAGAGGCGGCCGGGGGCGCGCCGCGCGGCGGCACCACCGCCGAGGCCCTGCTCCGGGCCTACCTGCTGTGGGGCACCGACTTCGTCGAACGGGTCAACGGCGCCTTCGCCTTCGCGATCTGGGACGGCCGCACCCGCCGCCTGCACCTGGGCCGCGACCGGATGGGCGTCAAACCGCTCTACCACCACCCCTACAACGGCGGCGTCCTCTTCGCCTCCGAGCCCAAGGGCATCCTCGCCAACCCCCTCTTCCGGCCCCGCCTCGACCTCTCCGCGCTGCCGGTCGTCCTCCAGCCCAGGCTGGCCAGGCCGGGCGAGACGCCGCTGAAGGACCTGTACGAGGTGGAGCCCGCCCACGTCGTGACGTACGGCGAGACCGGGTCCAGCAGGCGCCGCTACTGGCAGCTGGTCAGCGAGCCGCACCACGACACCTTCGAGCAGACCGCGCGCCGCGTGCGCGAACTCCTCGACGACACCGTGCGCCGCCAGCTCACCAGCGACGTGCCGCTCGGCGCGATGCTCTCCGGCGGCGTCGACTCCACCTCCGTCGCCGCCCTCGCCGCGGACGCCCTGCGCAAGGACGACCCGGACCGCGAACTCGCCACGTTCTGCGTGGAGTTCGAGAGCGACCCCAAGCACTTCGTGGCCACCGAGCTGCGCCCGGACATCGACGCGCCCTACGCCGCGCAGGCCGCCGCGTTCCTCGGCACCCGCCACTCCACGCTCACCGCGTCGGTGCAGGACCTGCTGGACGTCATCCCCGCCACCCGGCGGGCCCGCGACCTGCCGGGCTGGGGCCAGTTCGACGCCTCGATGTATCTGATCTTCCAGCGGATCCGGGACAACTGCCCCGTCGCGCTGACCGGCGAGGCCGCCGACGAGGTGTTCGGCGGCTACCCGTACTTCACCAAGCCCGAGGTGCTGGGCGCCGACCGCTTCCCGTGGCTCTTCGACGGACCGAAGCTCTCCCGCTACCTGGCCCCCGACCTGCTCGCCGCGATCGACCCGGAGGAGGACGAGCGGGCCCGCTACGCCGACACCCTCGCGCGCGTGCCCCGGCTCGCGGGCGAGAGCGCCGCGGACGCCCGCCTGCGGGAGGTCTTCTTCCTAGGCCTGTCAGGACCGCTCTCGGTGATCCTGGACCGCAAGGAACGCATGAGCATGGCCCACGGGCTCGACGTCCGGGTGCCCTTCTGCGACCACCGGCTGCTCCAGTACGTGTGGAACGTGCCCTGGGAGCTGAAGTCGCGCGGCGGCGTGAAGGGACTGCTCAAGGCGGCCATGGCGGACGTCCTGCCGCCCGCCACCGTCCACCGCAAGAAGAGCGCCTACCCGCATGTGCAGAACCCCGACTACGACCGGACCCTGGTCCGCGAGGCGACCTGGATCGTCAACGACGACGCCTCGCCGCTGAAGGACCTGTTCGACACCGGGCGCACGAACGGGCTCATCGCGCAGATCTCCGCGGGCGCCGTCCACGGCGAGCTGCCCGGCGGCTCCAACCAGGCCGCGCTGCTGATCCAGCTCGTCGAACTGCGCCGCTGGATGGAGGAGTACCAGGTGTCCCTCCCCTGA